Genomic window (Procambarus clarkii isolate CNS0578487 chromosome 64, FALCON_Pclarkii_2.0, whole genome shotgun sequence):
GCCAGCAGGTGGTACTCATCCACTCACTGGAATCCGCTTAAGCCCTGACGCTTAGGTTTTCATTCCCtttttgtccattgctgtttgcaTAGTCTGCGGTGACGCATTTTCTGCAGGCGGCTTCACCTATTTGCCGGCTTATGTTGGACTTGTTGGGCCTCCAGAGGGGCCGTGGTGGTCCTGCCCAGAAGGGTCGTGTCAAGGCTCAGGGTTCCTTCAGTCGTCGTAAGCCAGTTGTGCCAGTTTCGGGGCCAGCCCCTCTGCAGAGCCATCAGCGTCTGGTCGGcgcagttgatacctggttgatggggttctgggagttcttctactccccaagcccggcccgaggccaggcttgacttgtgagagtttggtccactaggctgttgcttggagcggcccgcaggcccacatacccaccacagcccggttggtccggcactccttggaggaataaatctagtttcctcttgaagatgtccacggttgttccggcaatatttcttatgctcgctgggaggacgttgaacaaccgcggacctctgatgtttatacagtgttctctgattgtgcctatggcaccccagctcttcactggttctattctgcattttcttccttatcgttcactccagtacgttgttattttactgtgtagatttggtacttggccctccagtatcttccaggtgtatattatttgatatctctcttgtcttctttctagtgagtacatttggagggctttgagacgatcccaataatttaggtgctttattgcgtctatgtgtgccgtatatgttctctgtattccctctatttcagcaatctctcctgctctgaagggggaagcgagtactgagcagtactcaagacgggacaacacaagtgacttgaagagtacaaccattgtgatgggatccctggatttgaaagttcttgtaatacatcctatcatttttctggctgtcgcaatatttgcttggttatgctccttaaacgttaggtcgtcagacattattattcccaaatcttttacatgctgttttcctactatgggtacatttgattgtgttttgtactctgtattatgtttaaggtcctcatttttaccgtacctgagtacctggaatttatcactgttaaacatcatgttattttctgatgcccagtcgaaaactttattaatatcagcttgaagtttttcaatgtcttcagccgaggtaattttcatactgatttttgtgtcatctgcaaaggatgatacgaagctgtgacttgtatttttgtctatatctgatatgagaataaggaaaagcagcggtgcaaggactgtaccctgaggtacagagcttttaactgcacttggactagattttatatggttgaccgttactcgccgagtcctgtttgacagagttATCGCTCCGAGCGTCGGTCGGGCTCTCATAAGAGTCGTTGGCCCTTTTGCAGTTTGCCCCGTTGACGGCAATGGGGGGGGAGGCTCATGCTGTTTGCTCTCGCCTGGTCCCACAATTTATGGGCATTTTGGGTCGTTTCCTCTGGCCTGCAGTGGAGCTGGGTGGCTCCTCCTTCAGGGGGATCAGGGCTggaggggctggcagggcaggcctcttccccTTTGCTCTGTTGGGTCATTCTGGAGTGGGTTCATTTGGATGGTTGAAACGACGGTGTCCCCCAGGTGGGTTTCCTGCCAGTTTCCAGTTCCAAAACGGGACTGTGAGGACatgcagttcattctggacttgtcccatctgaacccctgggtcttttgcccctCCTTGTGCTGGAGGGGCAAATGGCTGCACATCCTACCGTGACTAGACCTGTCTTGGCCATGTGCCTATCCCTCTGTGATTATGGTTTGTGACTTCAGTACAATACTAAAGTTTTTCTCCTATGTCATTTGTAGACGTTTTTCTCCTTTATAATTTGAAAAGACGTCTGCCAGTTGGGGTAGTCAGGCTAAACCGGGTAGTGGTAAGATGTGTTAACATGAAAGGAAATGTTCATATGAGAAGTTCCCATGCCTAAAGAGCGAAGTACCTGGCAATGGCATTAGTGATATAAATATGCAGCTTTTTTATGTAGCATAGTTTGTGCAGCCTCACAGATATTTGTAGTTCATTTTACACTGCATACAGGACCACTTTACTGTATACACTCTTCATGCACACACATCATCTCAAGAACTACTGTCAATAATTCTTAGGCATGTAAACAAAAAGTTTCAAATAAGTTCCACAATTTTGTAATCTTCTTATCTATGTTACCTTCGATTATATTTAAAGTTGTTTATATAATATTTGGTTGTCCATATACGTACAAAGATGCATTTCATCATTTGTAGCAAAAGGTTTTGAAAAGCTCTTTACAAGAACTGGAATTTTTGATACGCTGCATGAGGTCTGGTCCCAATTAGTTCATTTGAGCAAGTTATGCTATACAAAAAATATTATCAATTATATATTAGTCAGTGATGGCAAATGTAACAACTTGTGTGTATATAGCCCAGGAAGAAGTGATATAAGGGTAATGTGTATTATAAGAGCAGTTAAACCCCATATTCGTGGATATGATCCTATATACACTGGCATGGTGAATCCCTTTGGTATTTTCACTGATCGGAACTGAGTTTGTCTTGTATTCTGGGAATTGCAAAGACTTTTGAGAGAGACAGCAAATATTGATTCAACTTCATCTTCACACAATTTTAAAGCTGATGGATCAATATGTCCCAGATATGCTAAAACTCCCCTGACAGAAGTGTCCCCCAACTTGCTAGAAAGAGGTGCTGTCATTCCCCATATATCAACATTGTATCTATCAATACCAATTTCCTCTTCAGCTTCCCTTAAAGCAGTATCTACAAGATCATTATCTTCTACATTAGCCATGCCTCCTGGGAAGCAAACTTCTCCCCCATGACTGTTCAAGTTTCTGCATCTCACAGTAAGTAACATTGACAATTCTCCATCAACATGACACATAGGGACTAGCACAGCAGCAAACTTATGAAAATCATGCCCAAATTTCTTAGAAACAATTATCTTCTCCATACGGCTGATGCACCTCTTTCGATTAGCCTCTGATAAAACAGCGTCCCAAGTAAGGGAAGATGTGGCATATGATCTAGTCTGCCATGCCGAGATTGAATTTAGAGGCATAGTCTCCCTTGCCAGCATCCCCATGTGAGCTGCTGAGGAGACGGCCAAGACACCCACTCTCTGCTGCCTTCCTTCCATGGGCATCTATGAGGAAAGCCAGGAATCAAAATTGATGTGTTTACTTTAAGAATTTACTCGAATTAATTAAAACAGATTGTAAATTAGTAAAAATAATTTATCAGATATAAACAGTCTTTGGAATGTTTGCCAGCCACTGACTACACTAAATTAAAGAAGACCCAaacaaaaacagcattgaatgtaatgaaatgcctctttctatgGGCAGCTCAGGGGCCTCTTGCTGTTAGCCGCACTGAGAGCACTCCACGTAATTAACACTCCTGCGACTtaaaagtgtaattacctaagtgtagttacaggatgagagctacgctcgtggtgtcccgtcttccaatGACAAAGAGTGCcgagaagacgggacaccacgagcgtagctctcatcctgtaactacacttaggtacagTAATTACACTTTTAAGTCGCATCAGCCCTTGTGAGTTATTAAAAGCCTACCAAGGACCAAAGCCCAAAACTTGGTCCTTtccctcacagaggtgcagagacCAGGAAATTCATGACCAACGAGCAAGAGTGCTAGTTGGctgaagtgttgcttgtttgttttctttctggGGGAGTTATCTTGCTCTTTTCGGATGTAGGTCACAATTTTCACCAGATtgtggtctgttttgttttgcctatctttctgggtgtcttccctggtcgatggcaattatgacatacaGTGAAACCTCAGTTTACGAATGCCCCTCTCTACAAATTTTTCTGTTTATGAGCTCAATTTCTTTGAAAAATTTGACTCGGTTTACGAGCTTTGCCTCGCTTGGcgactttgttgatacacgtatgggtcaaccgagcacgtggttcctggtggcaagGGCGAGGCACGCTTCAGTATATCAGTGCCTCCCGCCAGGTGAAGATtgcacttgaattctttgtaaagaatttcattgtttttgtgcttttgtGGTTTTCGAACAtagaagtaattattatatatggtATCACGCAGTGGGTCCCAAAaagagtcagtggtaaggttcaacctaagaaaataaatGTGAGGaggacaatagaggaaaaacaagagatcattcgtaaacatgaagatGGTATGCGGGTTTACCTCAAAGAaccatgatctctggctggaggaaATATGGCCTGAATGTGTTCCAGAACAAGACtttgagcctgaacctgaagtGCCTCTTATTGAGGAAATTGTTTCTCTGGGCCAGAAATTGGGCTTGGaggtggatggtggtgatgtggaGTTGGGGGAGGAACACagtgaagaactgaccaccgaagaactcctagcccttcacaaggagcagcaacaagagacagctgaggaaatttcttcaggggaagATGAGACAGTagagatgtcccttcctcattaattaagaaaatatgTGCAATATAGGAAGataggaagaactgcaaagttttgctgaaaagaatcgcccagataaagctgttgCAGGCCACTGTATTAACCTTTTTAATAACAATGTGatctctcactacagacaagtgttaaaacatagGGAAACACAAGTGTccgtagacagattcttagtaagacaagcaagcagtcctAGTGGacaagccacaaccaggtcctagtggtatgcctgcaaaacattggagagagtaccccagaaatattatcactgcctgatgttataatggaaggggacttcccttccaaacactaacacatcttctccccccccccctttccacaccatcttccatatgccaacaagagtcctcaataaaggaaAGGTATAGTAAAAAATAtgagtagtattctgtataaaatgtatttttaagttaatatttttgggtatgtggaatggattaattcaatttatattatttcttatgggaaaatttgttgtgGTTTACAAATTTTCAGTGTATGACCCGTCtcttggaacggattaaatttgtaaacCAAGGTAAAAATAAAAGCTGGGCTTTTGAAAAGAGGTAAAAGAaccaccacctcaaccagtccagcCGAAAAGCATCCACTGTGAGGTGCCTCGCAGACAAAGAACAGGCATGCATAAAGAGGCAGATGCCAAAATCATGCCAATACAATGAGGTCGACGTCTGGGTTCCTGAACATCCGGCAAAGCCAGAGAAAACAAGCCGCATTGACAGTCCACTCATGAAAAGAGGAAAGAACTGGGACAAACTGTCAGCCAGGACGTCAGACACTCCCTGGATGTGAACAGCACGGAGATGCAAATGTAAACCCCATACATATGAGCTACCCaaagtgaccagccccaaagagccatgtACTGAAGAGACCCAtatctcccctccccttcccccccccccccccagttaaaaCAATGAACTACAGGGGGAACAATCCAAATGGAGCGAGATCACCGAGCCAAGAGAAATCCAAACCCTTCGCAGTGCCTGTCACACAGCCCCAAACTAAGACTTGGTACAGTAGTACCAATGCTAAGCTCAGAGTTACATGGGTCAATCTCACAAGTACAGTAGTGGGGAAAAATAATCAGTACTTTAAACAACTTTAACTTAATATGGTACTAAGATTATGACATACGTACTAGAAACTTGTGATTTTCTGAAAGGTCAAATTTaaaggaaactcatttttgttatTGTGTATGACCTTTAACACATCTGCTTCCCATGTCCATAGCTGTCAACATGTTAActaaatatagaaatatatatttaatttattaattaacagTTATCTATCATTTACATAAAAAGCAGTACACTCACCTTACTCTGAATATAAAATGATCCTCCTTTGCTTTTATCATTAATATTAAAAAGATATTCATAGTTCTTGTGTATTCTTTCTATATCCAATTCCTCAACATTAAGTATTTGTTTTGCTTCTTCCAAGCTCATTCCTAACCTCTGGTTAGTTGCCGAATGCTTAGCTCCAGCAGCTCCCCCGCCTGCTCTCTGTGCTGCAGCTTGGCTCGCTGTATATACAATAGTGGCACCAACATTAGTATCAAAATTCACATAATTATGTTTGAAAGATGGAAATAAAAGTGTATAAGCATATTTAATATAAGTTACAGTATTATATTTCTAATAACAGTTCATTCTGTATAAGATTATAAAAGTGGAAGAAACCATGAGAATGAGCATTCAAgattaattattaaaaaaaaaaaattgaatgtaatgaaacgccatttactGAATGAGTCCAGGAGGCTTCCCAGAGCTATCCATGCTGAATGTAcaagtataactttctggcatcagtcaatgtgcacagAGTTTTTGCCTATCGTGgagcatgagccagaacctggccccctcaagaggggcacgagaagcaatggcctatagaaatccccgtgtggttgggagcattctgtctgccatcaaccggatctggcacccagaaaggtagacattccaaaacaaacccctattctggtgaaacaaTTGCTAcccaaagccgaacaagtggacacaactccccaaacgaaaataaACAAACGAGTGTAATGTCATCATGTTGCCGCCCCGCTGTCTAAGCAACCCTCCCGGGGGGAACCCCAGACCCCCACGCCGgagatccaccctgcagtttttaagccggatgtcaaaatacgcgaaaacaccatcgactggagggagggagggagggagggagggatgccggggagcctccgggactcgccgagAAAATGGAGTctaattacattcaacgctggttttctggggatagTTCCGTCGGCTCCTCAGAGCTAACTACCTAAAGACaaggaaaaacagggacttacccgggcggcggtcagtcctcactcctcaacgctaagccaagacaactggctgcaaccgccaacccaaTGCAATGGTCCCTAACGAGGTCCAGGGACACTGACAAGGTAGcaagcggccaggaccctgttcgctcTCCAAAAACTtcgtgcccgaatgtcaacccaacacatgttgccaaagacggcagccaaagcagcaaacttacacACATTGTCAGCatgaggatagactgcaggctgactAGCCTTAATGACTGTGCTGCTCGCCTtccaaataccccccccccccccttgtaaacAAGAAAGAAATTCTCagcaaaaaattatttttgtttCTGAAATTGTTAAATACCTTTCCCTGATCacagaaatgtaaaaaaaaacagctttgaatgtaatgaaacgccattttctgggcgagttccGGAGGCTCACCGGaggttaccaggctgatatgctaaggtcagactttggcatcagtcatgtgtacggagttcttatgggcctaccggggaccacaagccagaacctggccccctctagggaggcaaggggagcaatagcctatagaaacccccgtgtggttggaagcattttatatctgccatcgactgggttaggcacccagaaaggtaggcatcccaaaacaaacccctattctggtgaaaattgcaatctaaaaccgaacgagtggatagaactctccaaacaaaaacgagcaaactagtatgacgtcacccgtcatcgcgccgctgtctgcgcagctccgctCTTCCCCGGAGGGGGAAGAGGTAGCCCCAGACCTACCACgctggcgatccacaccccagttctgaggctcgatgtcaaaacacgtgaaaaaacCGCCATGAAATACCAGGGAACAGTCCGAATTGAAACATTTACGCACATCGTGCGCGTGCATCAATGAAACAGTCATTGATGATGAAACACATCAATGACTGtgtgccggtggctgtgtggatatcaCGCAGGACACCTAATCCTGTAGCATGGGTTCAATTCCCGGTACCGGCGAgagacaatgagcagagtttctttcaccctgatgcccctgttacctagcagtaaataagtactttGGAGTTTgatagctgttacaggctgcttcctgggggtgtgtaacaaaaaaaaatagttagtagttagtaacagttgattgacagttgagaagcggggcaaaagagcagagctcaacccccgcaagcacaacaaggtgaatacatcaACACCCTCAGGGAGGTAGAAATCAGAGAAATCCGTAacaccctctacccctgaagaaaaggtagTGTCCAGGGAAAAAGCAGCCAAGACAGGGGTCTGCTGGTAGGACCCAGAAGCTTCAGCagaaggaacaggctcaaatgcctccgtctcCTACTcgaatggggcagcccccgaagccgCCCGAGTCTCATTAACAACTAAACCACACcccaactccgaaaccctcaCACGTTTAGGAGCCAAGAGCAGGGGGATGGGGAGGCACAGAGCAAACAACGCCAACTGGAGAAGGACTTGGAAGCGCGAACTGAACCAAAGTCGAAGCAACTAACGCCCCAAAGtcagggtccctataaccaaaactgGGCAGCCCCAGGGCATCTGAGTGGGCAACCAAtctagcgtgttgcagcaacctaaacccagCATGCCACgtggatgctgcctgtacccgaACCTCAGTGACAACAGAATGAGTAAATTGGAGCACGAGCAGATAACACGTCTCGCAAGACTCAGGGGcaaaggtgtcgttgacccaacaggcagcatgatggaggcaaaagaggtgactgtcacccctgagacaaggggcacagagtaaccttcaaactcgcacaaggcgaggtGGAACTCAGAAGACGCATCCATCGGTCAACCGAGCCCCGActgttttccagggcccgtaggctgtttgctaagggaagcccaggcaaggtactgctaagcCATTTAACCCAAAAGGTAACAAAGGGTTACCTTtgttataaggttatgagctaaaACTGAACCCCTGCAATGTGTACAAGCACCGGGGCCTAAAGGAGGACCACCAATACACCCTAAGTGGACTAATAGCCAAACAAAGCAGGCTCCCTCCTGGCAAGaacaaagaaaagaaaaaccctgcaaaagtacaccATCAGAAGGAACAGGAATATGGCTGCCGTGTAGGTAGGCAAGCTGCGCAGGACCTTGTGTCCCAACCAGCAACAATACCACTTCCTTTGCAAGGCCAAACAAAGGCCAAgaaaaccccagctggccccaagggtggggtaaatgccgagcagcaagaaccccaACGGAAGTGGAGTCCCGAAGGCACTATGAAAGGTAACCCTAGAACCCAAGGGTAGTACtaacagggcacttagggaaggcagccctaagcGCATACAGCCCCAGTACTCTAATTTCACCTGGCCACTGCACCACAAACAACAGGATACATCACTAAGGCACAAATACTGCCAAGAAATTGAGGCCAGAGTCGACGACCACCCCAGAGCGCATCAGCCTACAAACTGGAGGTGTGCATAGCTGGCACGAGGGGTCCGgggctctccctccccctcctgggAAGGGGAGGGCTGCAAGAACAAGCGGCATGGCAACTGTgaatgatgtttgcttgtttccttaggttcttgggggagttctgtctctCTGTTCAGTCCTTGATTGCAATTTCTTACCAGgtagggtttgttttgttatgcctacctttctgggtgcctaacaccagtcgatggcagatttagaatgctcccaaacacatgggggtttccatgggccattgctccctgtgcctctctgagggggccaggttctggctcatggtcccaggtaggcaaaactccaattgactgatgccccagactaatacAGTATAGCGTAcatcagtccgatagctccagggagccggaggggctccccacagaaaataaagctaaaaaacaaacttaaatattcctaggcctagtatagcacatatatgtactatattaggccttggACAGCATGTAATAGGCCTAAGAaatttagattagattaggttttctttgcaacatcagTACAAAAACACTTCtgatttgtccaaattcaatagaacCAATTTCTACTTTCTAGCTGCCATTTAAGTCAAATCATTGTGATGAATTGACTTAAAAGCAGAGTTAGAAAGAAGAAATCAGTACTATTAAATGGACAATGTATGTATGATGTTCCTCATTGTTGTTCTAAGTACTACAGTACCTAAACAGGAAGATGGGCTGGTACAGCAAGTTTAGCAATTATTCTGAATTTTCCAATTACATTAAGCCATTAGACTATACAGTACTGTTTTTGTAGATTATAACAACAGATTTCAATAAAATTCCATATTCATCCAACACACGTTCCTCTGACTGTCCTTGTCTACTACTAGAACTCTTAGTTATGATCATGTCACACCAGTTTTTTACACCCTCTAATGCAAATCATCCTAGCAACATCTCCCTAACCAAGGATTTTATTGTATCAATCATTTTCCTATTCTCAGTCACTTTACTGCAAATTTCACTTTCATGTACTATAGTCCTCATTTGTCATTCACATCTCTAATAAATTTTAGTAATATTCTACTGCTCCCTATTCAGAattttaaaaaaataattaagcAATCTATCTTGAGATATTGTCTTTCTTACAAGAAGAGAATATTACCTGCGATCTCCTGCCTCAAGGCTTTAACAAAGGCCCGGCCCACCACTTGCACACCAGCAACAAGGAGTTGAGCAAGATGCTTTGCCTGTAAATTAAGTTACAGTATTTATCAACAAATACAAAGCCACAGTATTCAAATAAGGTCATTAATTCCATGCAAGAATTTAGTTTTaacatattatacatatataatgcaATGAAAATATAGATTGTATTATTGCTGCTTATTTAAAGTTAATAATACAATTTAATTAACCAAGAAACTGACTGCAACCTTTTGAAAGAAGATCAAATGTTTTCTGCTAGACTGGATTTGTGATATATATAACCAAAATTTAACCAATTATTTATATATCATACTGAATTCAAAATTTATCTTTTAAATGTGATAGACATCAAAATGCACAATACAATTTATTACTGatactaataaaaaaaaaggctAAATTTGTTACAGTAAAAACTGGATgcaagggggagccggtcggccgagcggacagcacactgaacttgtgatcctgtggtcctgggttcgatctccggcgccggcgagaaacaatgggcaaagtttctttcaccctatgcccctgtaacctagcagtaaataggtacctgggtgttagtcagctgtcacgggctgcttcctgggggtggaggcctggtcgaggaccgggccgcggggacactaaagcctcgaaatcatctcaagataacctcaagataaccaagaaggCAAGGGTGTATGGGACCAGTCATTCTGTTCATGCTCGAATATATTGTATTGTATCCAAAGTAGTGCAAAAGATATTGGGGAAAGGGAGAAAGACTAGTGTAATAATcatgttttgtttaca
Coding sequences:
- the LOC123768913 gene encoding uncharacterized protein codes for the protein MAKHLAQLLVAGVQVVGRAFVKALRQEIAASQAAAQRAGGGAAGAKHSATNQRLGMSLEEAKQILNVEELDIERIHKNYEYLFNINDKSKGGSFYIQSKMPMEGRQQRVGVLAVSSAAHMGMLARETMPLNSISAWQTRSYATSSLTWDAVLSEANRKRCISRMEKIIVSKKFGHDFHKFAAVLVPMCHVDGELSMLLTVRCRNLNSHGGEVCFPGGMANVEDNDLVDTALREAEEEIGIDRYNVDIWGMTAPLSSKLGDTSVRGVLAYLGHIDPSALKLCEDEVESIFAVSLKSLCNSQNTRQTQFRSVKIPKGFTMPVYIGSYPRIWGLTALIIHITLISLLPGLYTHKLLHLPSLTNI